In Gopherus flavomarginatus isolate rGopFla2 chromosome 1, rGopFla2.mat.asm, whole genome shotgun sequence, a single genomic region encodes these proteins:
- the LOC127046948 gene encoding killer cell lectin-like receptor subfamily B member 1B allele C: MANQVTYTDVKFLPRERSSIAPPTSNPGITYAELRVHHKSERTSRSETSPSGSRSQYSSWFYVALVLGLISLVFLAVLITFFWRGNCKSPSMLRTTCTENTTSSEESPCTGMAISRLMDNLCEDREGRTECLLCPTGWMLHRRRCYYFSEQSGIWDASMRNCSGRKSQLLVVEDEAEMAFIATRTEKKYFWIGLNFQEKEGRWMWLGDSQLEGHRLSLVMVNGTGDGKNCSAFNKEKLHPEKCPNLHRWICKKNATTLAPWNTPEHETLSLVG, from the exons ATGGCAAACCAGGTCACATACACAGATGTAAAGTTTTTACCCAGAGAAAGATCAAGTATTGCTCCTCCGACTTCGAATCCAG GGATCACATATGCTGAACTGCGTGTGCATCATAAATCTGAGAGGACCAGCAGATCAGAGACTTCCCCTTCTG gCTCTAGATCCCAGTATTCAAGCTGGTTCTATGTTGCTCTAGTCCTGGGGCTTATCTCACTGGTTTTCCTGGCTGTTCTAATCACTTTTT TCTGGAGGGGAAATTGTAAGAGTCCATCCATGCTCAGGACAACCTGCACTGAAAACACTACATCTTCAGAGGAATCTCCATGCACAGGGATGGCAATCAGTAGATTAATGGACAATCTGTGTGAAGATAGAGAGG GAAGAACCGAGTGTCTGCTCTGCCCCACAGGGTGGATGCTGCACAGGAGGAGATGTTACTACTTCTCAGAGCAGTCGGGGATCTGGGATGCCAGTATGCGAAATTGTTCAGGCAGGAAATCCCAGCTGCTTGTTGTTGAAGATGAGGCTGAGATG GCATTTATAGCAACCAgaacagaaaagaaatatttctggATTGGATTAAACTTTCAAGAGAAAGAGGGAAGATGGATGTGGCTTGGTGACTCCCAGTTAGAAGGGCACAGGCTGAGCTT gGTGATGGTAAATGGAACTGGAGATGGCAAGAATTGTTCTGCtttcaacaaggagaagttaCACCCTGAGAAATGCCCGAATTTGCACAGATGGATCTGCAAGAAAAATGCAACCACACTGGCTCCCTGGAACACCCCAGAACATGAGACACTGTCCCTTGTAGGATGA